In Eschrichtius robustus isolate mEscRob2 chromosome 11, mEscRob2.pri, whole genome shotgun sequence, the following proteins share a genomic window:
- the POLD4 gene encoding DNA polymerase delta subunit 4, with protein MGRKRLITDSYPVVKRREGSAGHSKGELAPELGEEPQPLSVDEAEMELLRQFDLAWQYGPCTGITRLQRWHRAEQMGLKPPQEVRQVLQTHPGDPRFQCSLWHLYPL; from the exons ATGGGCCGGAAACGGCTCATCACTGACTCCTACCCTGTAGTGAAGAGGAGGGAGGGCTCCGCTGGGCACAGCAAGGGGGAGCTGGCACCAGAGCTAG GGGAAGAGCCCCAGCCCCTGAGCGTGGATGAAGCGGAGATGGAGCTGCTGAGGCAGTTTGACCTGGCCTGGCAGTATGGGCCCTGCACAG GGATCACACGGCTGCAGCGCTGGCATCGGGCAGAGCAGATGGGCTTGAAGCCTCCCCAAGAAGTGCGGCAGGTGCTGCAGACCCACCCCGGTGATCCCCGCTTCCAGTGCAG